DNA from Krasilnikovia cinnamomea:
TGGCCGAACGACGGGAGCGCGGCGGCGACGACCTGATCTCCGGGCTGATCGACGTCCGCGACCAGGAGGACCGGCTGACCGAGGACGAGCTGTCCTCGATGATCTTCCTCCTGCTCATCGCCGGACACGAGACCACGGTCAACCTCATCGGCAACGGCGCCCTGATCCTGCTGGGCCGGCGGGAGCGCTGGGAGCGGCTGCGCGACGACCCGGCCCTGCTGCCGACGGCGATCGAGGAGTTCCTCCGGTACGAGAGCCCGGTGGAGACCTCGACCTTCCGGATCGCCACCGAGGATCTGGAGATCGGCGGGCAGCGCATCGCGGCCGGGGACGCGGTGCTCGTCGTGCTGCTGTCGGCCAACCGCGACGAGGACCGGTTCCCCGACCCCGACGACATGCGGCTGGACCGGGCCCAGAACCCGCACCTGGCGTTCGGACACGGCATCCACTACTGCCTCGGCGCGCCGCTGGCCCGGCTGGAGGCCCAGATCGCGTTCGGCAAGCTGCAGGCCCGCTACCCCGACATGCGGCTGGCCGTGCCCGAGCAGGAGCTGACGTGGCGCCCTGGGGTGCTGATGCGGGGCCTGCACGGCCTGCCGGTCATCCCGGGCTGAGATGCGACCTTGAAGAGTTCGGGTGCACAACGGACCCGAACTCTTCAAGGAATCGAACCGGCGTATCCCGTTTGCAGACAGGTCCCTGACCATCGGGCAGCCGACCGTACCCTCGGCGGGATTCGAACCCGCACCGTCGGCGATCTCGGCGCCGTGCCTCTCCCGATTGGGCCACGAGGGTGTGAGCCCGG
Protein-coding regions in this window:
- a CDS encoding cytochrome P450 family protein, translated to MTQQLTEDFADPAFQANPHPVYAHWRRTGPVRQVRLPNDMDAWMVTRYDDGRKALADPRLSKVIPFDAVNATSTNPSISSAIARHMLSSDPPVHTRLRRLVSAVFTARRIEALRPRIEEITDGLLDDMAGREAVDLIDDFAFPLPIQVICELIGVPAADRDKFRTWSNIIVTGALAGDRLPVAVQEMVTYLRALLAERRERGGDDLISGLIDVRDQEDRLTEDELSSMIFLLLIAGHETTVNLIGNGALILLGRRERWERLRDDPALLPTAIEEFLRYESPVETSTFRIATEDLEIGGQRIAAGDAVLVVLLSANRDEDRFPDPDDMRLDRAQNPHLAFGHGIHYCLGAPLARLEAQIAFGKLQARYPDMRLAVPEQELTWRPGVLMRGLHGLPVIPG